From the genome of Bombus huntii isolate Logan2020A chromosome 14, iyBomHunt1.1, whole genome shotgun sequence, one region includes:
- the LOC126873531 gene encoding ceramide-1-phosphate transfer protein — translation MAEGSELLYFDLRLVHDHFDRALLQDDDIDLRAYLDAYNELYKFFQLMGSVFGFVSSDLKEKIQVLNDLMNKDDRNYTTIKSMIEYEKENKILDKGDHSNGARTLLRLHRGLDFIREFLRQLGELSDSDKTSSCCQDAYNKTLAKHHPWVVRKAAVVAMYTMPTRELLFRKVCGTDVQRNVDVLPKMLEVTTDVFNRTHNLYDVHQLHSLP, via the exons ATGGCGGAAGGCTCCGAACTGCTGTATTTCGATCTTAGACTAGTTCACGACCATTTTGATCGAGCGCTCTTACAAGACGACGATATTGACCTCAGAGCCTATTTGGATGCCTACAATGAACTTTACAA ATTTTTCCAATTGATGGGCAGTGTTTTTGGCTTTGTATCCTCTGACTTGAAGGAAAAAATCCAGGTATTGAATGATTTAATGAACAAAGATGACCGGAATTATACCACGATAAAATCTATGATAGAATATGAGAAAGAAAACAAGATTCTGGACAAAGGAGATCACTCAAATGGTGCTCGTACGCTGTTGAGACTTCATAGAGGATTAG ATTTTATTAGAGAGTTTTTAAGACAATTAGGAGAATTGTCGGACAGTGATAAGACATCCAGCTGTTGCCAGGATGCTTACAATAAAACATTAGCTAAGCACCATCCATGGGTAGTCAGAAAGGCAGCGGTGGTTGCCATGTATACAATGCCTACCAGAGAATTATTATTCAGAAAG GTCTGTGGTACAGACGTTCAAAGAAACGTCGATgttttgccaaaaatgttggAGGTAACCACTGATGTATTCAATCGAACACACAATCTCTACGATGTCCATCAACTTCACAGTCTACCATAA
- the LOC126873530 gene encoding solute carrier family 28 member 3-like isoform X1 — protein MSGTLNPGFESNEFNTFEIEHLTSEEMTRNVEMAENSSGYLRAGHDALNNFYSKHQLLFKCLYLIIVNAVVVIYLVSATLYWKKNNDENYFNWCDGYGLLIILLAITYGGLFYHYLGHLILRYCCRPFNNVVKNLNKTRYGSIIIQTVLYACFLIGIIVFLIIDTANSRERLRSGLGIIILLAIGYIFSKHPGRVKWRPVLSGLILQFLFGLFLIRWPLGRSIFQCLANKVEGFLNFAKSGASFIYSDKLVTDGVFAFSVLPVIFYFSFFIQIFYYLGTMQWFIFNLGRILQSVVGTSICESVTCAGNIFLGMTESPLMIKPYLNKLTTSELHTIMCSGFATVSGTVFAAYIKFGANPAHLITSTLMAAPGTLCYSKLFYPETEKVIVTSHNVKLEKSKDSSLVDAASKGAVAAIPLILGIIANIVAFVSFMALVNSLLSWIGSLVGYEELSLELILSKVFMPLSWIMGVPWDQCDDVATLIGLKTVVNEFVAYETLGKYKEQGRIFGRTEAIATFAICGFANPSSVGITMSMMNSLAPDKKEAVANAVMRAFVGGSIICFITASIAGMLISDDYY, from the exons ATGTCTGGGACCCTAAATCCCGGGTTTGag AGTAACGAGTTTAACACATTCGAGATTGAACATCTGACAAGCGAGGAAATGACAAGAAACGTG GAAATGGCAGAAAATTCATCTGGTTATTTGCGTGCAGGACACGATGCcttgaacaatttttattcaaaacatCAGCTACTGTTCAAGTGTCTGTATTTGATTATAGTAAATGCTGTGGTAGTAATTTATCTTGTTTCTGCCACATTATACTGGAAAAAAAACA ATGACGAGAATTACTTCAATTGGTGCGATGGTTACGGACTGCTAATCATCTTATTAGCGATCACTTATGGCGGACTTTTTTATCATTACTTAGGGCACTTAATTCTCAGATATTGTTGCCGACCATTCAACAACGTCGTCAAAAATCTCAACAAAACAAG ATATGGAAGCATTATTATTCAGACGGTACTTTATGCCTGTTTCTTAATTGGAATCATAGTATTTCTCATTATTGACACTGCTAATTCGAGGGAGAGATTAAGGAGTGGACTTGGGATCATTATATTGCTCGCTATCGGATACATATTCTCAAAACATCCTGGTCGC GTCAAATGGAGGCCAGTTTTGTCTGGATTGATTCTACAATTTCTCTTTGGTCTCTTCTTAATTCGATGGCCCTTGGGTCGATCTATTTTCCAATGCCTCGCTAACAAAGTAGAGGGGTTCTTGAACTTCGCCAAGAGCGGTGCAAGCTTCATTTACTCCGACAAATTAGTCACCGATGGTGTCTTCGCTTTCAGC GTGCTGCCTGTGATCTTTTACTTCAGCTTCTTCATCCAGATTTTCTACTATTTAGGTACCATGCAATGGTTCATTTTCAATTTAGGTAGAATACTACAGAGTGTCGTGGGAACTTCGATTTGCGAATCAGTAACATGTGCTGGAAACATTTTTCTTGGAATG acGGAATCACCGTTAATGATCAAACCTTATTTGAACAAACTGACTACCTCGGAATTGCACACCATTATGTGTTCGGGTTTTGCCACGGTGTCAG gAACCGTTTTCGCCGCGTACATAAAGTTTGGTGCAAATCCTGCTCATCTGATAACCTCCACTTTGATGGCAGCACCAGGAACTCTCTGTTACTCCAAGTTATTTTACCCGGAAACCGAAAAGGTCATAGTCACTTCTCATAAtgttaaattggaaaaatc GAAGGACTCTAGTTTAGTCGATGCTGCGAGCAAAGGAGCTGTGGCAGCGATTCCTCTGATTTTAGGCATAATCGCTAACATCGTCGCGTTCGTGTCCTTTATGGCGTTGGTCAACTCTCTGCTCTCTTGGATAGGGTCATTGGTTGGTTACGAAGAATTGAGCTTGGAA TTGATCCTATCGAAAGTATTCATGCCACTTAGTTGGATCATGGGAGTGCCCTGGGATCAATGTGACGACGTGGCTACTCTCATAGGTCTGAAGACTGTGGTTAACGAGTTTGTGGCCTACGAAACTCTAGGAAAGTATAAGGAACAAGGTCGAATTTTTGGTAGAACCGAGGCCATAGCTACTTTTGCGATTTGTGGATTTGCGAATCCTAGCTCAGTGGGAATCACCATGAGCATGATGAATTCTCTAGCTCCTGATAAGAAGGAAGCTGTGGCCAATGCTGTCATGAGAGCATTCGTGGGTGGCAGCATTATCTGTTTCATCACTGCCAGCATTGCTG GAATGCTGATATCCGATGACTATTACTAA
- the LOC126873530 gene encoding solute carrier family 28 member 3-like isoform X3 gives MAENSSGYLRAGHDALNNFYSKHQLLFKCLYLIIVNAVVVIYLVSATLYWKKNNDENYFNWCDGYGLLIILLAITYGGLFYHYLGHLILRYCCRPFNNVVKNLNKTRYGSIIIQTVLYACFLIGIIVFLIIDTANSRERLRSGLGIIILLAIGYIFSKHPGRVKWRPVLSGLILQFLFGLFLIRWPLGRSIFQCLANKVEGFLNFAKSGASFIYSDKLVTDGVFAFSVLPVIFYFSFFIQIFYYLGTMQWFIFNLGRILQSVVGTSICESVTCAGNIFLGMTESPLMIKPYLNKLTTSELHTIMCSGFATVSGTVFAAYIKFGANPAHLITSTLMAAPGTLCYSKLFYPETEKVIVTSHNVKLEKSKDSSLVDAASKGAVAAIPLILGIIANIVAFVSFMALVNSLLSWIGSLVGYEELSLELILSKVFMPLSWIMGVPWDQCDDVATLIGLKTVVNEFVAYETLGKYKEQGRIFGRTEAIATFAICGFANPSSVGITMSMMNSLAPDKKEAVANAVMRAFVGGSIICFITASIAGMLISDDYY, from the exons ATGGCAGAAAATTCATCTGGTTATTTGCGTGCAGGACACGATGCcttgaacaatttttattcaaaacatCAGCTACTGTTCAAGTGTCTGTATTTGATTATAGTAAATGCTGTGGTAGTAATTTATCTTGTTTCTGCCACATTATACTGGAAAAAAAACA ATGACGAGAATTACTTCAATTGGTGCGATGGTTACGGACTGCTAATCATCTTATTAGCGATCACTTATGGCGGACTTTTTTATCATTACTTAGGGCACTTAATTCTCAGATATTGTTGCCGACCATTCAACAACGTCGTCAAAAATCTCAACAAAACAAG ATATGGAAGCATTATTATTCAGACGGTACTTTATGCCTGTTTCTTAATTGGAATCATAGTATTTCTCATTATTGACACTGCTAATTCGAGGGAGAGATTAAGGAGTGGACTTGGGATCATTATATTGCTCGCTATCGGATACATATTCTCAAAACATCCTGGTCGC GTCAAATGGAGGCCAGTTTTGTCTGGATTGATTCTACAATTTCTCTTTGGTCTCTTCTTAATTCGATGGCCCTTGGGTCGATCTATTTTCCAATGCCTCGCTAACAAAGTAGAGGGGTTCTTGAACTTCGCCAAGAGCGGTGCAAGCTTCATTTACTCCGACAAATTAGTCACCGATGGTGTCTTCGCTTTCAGC GTGCTGCCTGTGATCTTTTACTTCAGCTTCTTCATCCAGATTTTCTACTATTTAGGTACCATGCAATGGTTCATTTTCAATTTAGGTAGAATACTACAGAGTGTCGTGGGAACTTCGATTTGCGAATCAGTAACATGTGCTGGAAACATTTTTCTTGGAATG acGGAATCACCGTTAATGATCAAACCTTATTTGAACAAACTGACTACCTCGGAATTGCACACCATTATGTGTTCGGGTTTTGCCACGGTGTCAG gAACCGTTTTCGCCGCGTACATAAAGTTTGGTGCAAATCCTGCTCATCTGATAACCTCCACTTTGATGGCAGCACCAGGAACTCTCTGTTACTCCAAGTTATTTTACCCGGAAACCGAAAAGGTCATAGTCACTTCTCATAAtgttaaattggaaaaatc GAAGGACTCTAGTTTAGTCGATGCTGCGAGCAAAGGAGCTGTGGCAGCGATTCCTCTGATTTTAGGCATAATCGCTAACATCGTCGCGTTCGTGTCCTTTATGGCGTTGGTCAACTCTCTGCTCTCTTGGATAGGGTCATTGGTTGGTTACGAAGAATTGAGCTTGGAA TTGATCCTATCGAAAGTATTCATGCCACTTAGTTGGATCATGGGAGTGCCCTGGGATCAATGTGACGACGTGGCTACTCTCATAGGTCTGAAGACTGTGGTTAACGAGTTTGTGGCCTACGAAACTCTAGGAAAGTATAAGGAACAAGGTCGAATTTTTGGTAGAACCGAGGCCATAGCTACTTTTGCGATTTGTGGATTTGCGAATCCTAGCTCAGTGGGAATCACCATGAGCATGATGAATTCTCTAGCTCCTGATAAGAAGGAAGCTGTGGCCAATGCTGTCATGAGAGCATTCGTGGGTGGCAGCATTATCTGTTTCATCACTGCCAGCATTGCTG GAATGCTGATATCCGATGACTATTACTAA
- the LOC126873530 gene encoding solute carrier family 28 member 3-like isoform X2 has protein sequence MSGTLNPGFEEMAENSSGYLRAGHDALNNFYSKHQLLFKCLYLIIVNAVVVIYLVSATLYWKKNNDENYFNWCDGYGLLIILLAITYGGLFYHYLGHLILRYCCRPFNNVVKNLNKTRYGSIIIQTVLYACFLIGIIVFLIIDTANSRERLRSGLGIIILLAIGYIFSKHPGRVKWRPVLSGLILQFLFGLFLIRWPLGRSIFQCLANKVEGFLNFAKSGASFIYSDKLVTDGVFAFSVLPVIFYFSFFIQIFYYLGTMQWFIFNLGRILQSVVGTSICESVTCAGNIFLGMTESPLMIKPYLNKLTTSELHTIMCSGFATVSGTVFAAYIKFGANPAHLITSTLMAAPGTLCYSKLFYPETEKVIVTSHNVKLEKSKDSSLVDAASKGAVAAIPLILGIIANIVAFVSFMALVNSLLSWIGSLVGYEELSLELILSKVFMPLSWIMGVPWDQCDDVATLIGLKTVVNEFVAYETLGKYKEQGRIFGRTEAIATFAICGFANPSSVGITMSMMNSLAPDKKEAVANAVMRAFVGGSIICFITASIAGMLISDDYY, from the exons ATGTCTGGGACCCTAAATCCCGGGTTTGag GAAATGGCAGAAAATTCATCTGGTTATTTGCGTGCAGGACACGATGCcttgaacaatttttattcaaaacatCAGCTACTGTTCAAGTGTCTGTATTTGATTATAGTAAATGCTGTGGTAGTAATTTATCTTGTTTCTGCCACATTATACTGGAAAAAAAACA ATGACGAGAATTACTTCAATTGGTGCGATGGTTACGGACTGCTAATCATCTTATTAGCGATCACTTATGGCGGACTTTTTTATCATTACTTAGGGCACTTAATTCTCAGATATTGTTGCCGACCATTCAACAACGTCGTCAAAAATCTCAACAAAACAAG ATATGGAAGCATTATTATTCAGACGGTACTTTATGCCTGTTTCTTAATTGGAATCATAGTATTTCTCATTATTGACACTGCTAATTCGAGGGAGAGATTAAGGAGTGGACTTGGGATCATTATATTGCTCGCTATCGGATACATATTCTCAAAACATCCTGGTCGC GTCAAATGGAGGCCAGTTTTGTCTGGATTGATTCTACAATTTCTCTTTGGTCTCTTCTTAATTCGATGGCCCTTGGGTCGATCTATTTTCCAATGCCTCGCTAACAAAGTAGAGGGGTTCTTGAACTTCGCCAAGAGCGGTGCAAGCTTCATTTACTCCGACAAATTAGTCACCGATGGTGTCTTCGCTTTCAGC GTGCTGCCTGTGATCTTTTACTTCAGCTTCTTCATCCAGATTTTCTACTATTTAGGTACCATGCAATGGTTCATTTTCAATTTAGGTAGAATACTACAGAGTGTCGTGGGAACTTCGATTTGCGAATCAGTAACATGTGCTGGAAACATTTTTCTTGGAATG acGGAATCACCGTTAATGATCAAACCTTATTTGAACAAACTGACTACCTCGGAATTGCACACCATTATGTGTTCGGGTTTTGCCACGGTGTCAG gAACCGTTTTCGCCGCGTACATAAAGTTTGGTGCAAATCCTGCTCATCTGATAACCTCCACTTTGATGGCAGCACCAGGAACTCTCTGTTACTCCAAGTTATTTTACCCGGAAACCGAAAAGGTCATAGTCACTTCTCATAAtgttaaattggaaaaatc GAAGGACTCTAGTTTAGTCGATGCTGCGAGCAAAGGAGCTGTGGCAGCGATTCCTCTGATTTTAGGCATAATCGCTAACATCGTCGCGTTCGTGTCCTTTATGGCGTTGGTCAACTCTCTGCTCTCTTGGATAGGGTCATTGGTTGGTTACGAAGAATTGAGCTTGGAA TTGATCCTATCGAAAGTATTCATGCCACTTAGTTGGATCATGGGAGTGCCCTGGGATCAATGTGACGACGTGGCTACTCTCATAGGTCTGAAGACTGTGGTTAACGAGTTTGTGGCCTACGAAACTCTAGGAAAGTATAAGGAACAAGGTCGAATTTTTGGTAGAACCGAGGCCATAGCTACTTTTGCGATTTGTGGATTTGCGAATCCTAGCTCAGTGGGAATCACCATGAGCATGATGAATTCTCTAGCTCCTGATAAGAAGGAAGCTGTGGCCAATGCTGTCATGAGAGCATTCGTGGGTGGCAGCATTATCTGTTTCATCACTGCCAGCATTGCTG GAATGCTGATATCCGATGACTATTACTAA